The Leptospira selangorensis genome segment ACTTCATTCTTAGACATATTGAAGATTCTGGAGAATTATTAGTCGGTCTGACTGGAATGCTGATGGCTTCCGGACCTTCCGGAGCTTATGATTACAAACGTTTGGGTGAGATTACCAAACTTCAATCTAAGCCGGAAGATATTACTTTAACTCCACATTTCCATCCTTCTTCTCATTTTAAAGTGAATGAGCATATTGCGAATAACGTAGCAAATATCGCAGCAGCAAGAGGAAAGGACGTTGGTGGAACAGGAGATTATAATTCTCCTGGAGGTCATAAGGACGGTAGGAATGCTCTTTTAGTAGCTTCTTCCCTTAGAAATAATCCTGTGATGGTGGATTATTCCAAAACCACAGACGATTTTTATAATAGTCTGATCTCTAAACTTGCGACTGAAGCAAGAGAATCAAAACAAGAATTTGGGATCCAATCAGATCTTATGACCGAGCTCGAGAATATGAGACAGTCGGTGATGGGTGTAAGTTTGGACGAGGAAATGGCCAATATGGTCCAGTTCCAGCACTCGTACAATGCGTCTGCGAAGATGATCAATACTATGAATGAAATCTTAGATACGATCATCAATCGTTTGGGCGCGTAATTCCGCCGGAATAGCAAGGAGGCGAAGCCATGATGCGGATCACTAACATGATGCAAAATAACAGTCTGGTGAGGACGTTGAATCGTCACCAGTTGTCTTTGGACGAAACCCAAAACCAATTGGGTACTGGACAAAGAATTAGAACTCCTTCCGATGATCCTGGAAGAGCGACTAACCAAATGTTCTTCCGATCCAGGATGAACGAGTTGGATACTTTCCAAGCAAACATTGACGATGGCTTCGGAAGATTACAACAGATTGACGGAGAATTGGATAGAATAGGTAACCTATTCCAAAGAGCAAGAGTTCTTGCAGTCCAAGCTTCCAATGGTATTTACCAAGGTGATAAAGGTTTCGAATTAGAAGTCGCTGTCGGTAAAGAGATAGATGAATTACTAAGAGCGTTAGTCGATATTGCGAACACGAGAGATGCTACAGGAAGACCTCTTTTCGGTGGACATGTGATCGAAAGACCTCCTTTTGAACCGATTGAATCCAAAATTAAAGGACTCCAAGGATTGGAATTAAAGAACCAATACATCGGAGTAGAATACAGAGGAGATATCGGCGAGCAGATCAGAGAGATCGAAAAGGGAGAATATATCCCTGTTACTATTCCCGGAAACAAAGTGTTCTGGGGAACGAACATGAGCGTTACCAGTCGTGTGGATAACTCAGGTTACGTTGCGGTTTCCGATCAAAAGTTCAAGATAGACGGAGTAGAAGTTCAGGTTTCTGCCGGTGATACCATCGATGATATCATAGACAAGATCAATAACTCTCCGATCGAAGCTAAGGCAAATAAACTTGCCCAAGATAATATCAGTCTTAGTTCTACTGCTCCTCATCAGATCTGGTTGGAGGATGTGGATGGTGGAACAGTATTAAGAGATATCGGTTTGATCGATGCAGGCAATTCCGAACCTCCTAATAATTACAGCAAGTCTGCAACTGTTACCGGGCTTTCCGTATTCGATGTATTGATCCAGTTCAGGAACGATTTGATCCAGAAAGACCAAGAAAGAATTTCAGGTCGTGATATCCAGGACTTGGATCTTGCATTAGAAAATGTTCTTCGTTATAGATCCATAGTAGGTGCGAGGATGAATCGTATGGAGGAACATTCTCAAAGAGTTTCCTTCGATAAATCTTATATGACCGAACTGCTAGCTAAAAACGAAGGAATCGATTTCCCAGAAACTATCATGAACTTGAAGTGGCTGGAAACGATACATCAATATGCGCTTAACGTAGGATCCAAGGTAATTAAATCTACCTTGATGGATTTTCTAAGATAAGAGTGGAATTCACCGAAATTAAGTCGGGGAATTCTTCTTGTAGTGATTTGAAAAAAGTATAAACTTAGAGCCAAGCTCTGAAAAACAGGTCGGTCGATGTTAGAGATCCACAGCAAACCTTTCGGAAAAATAAAAGTTTCGGAGCGACAACTTATCAAATTTCCGGAAGGACTTCTAGGTTTCGGGGGATATAAAAGTTTTGCCCTAATCGAAGAAGATGAAGAGTCAGTATTCAAATGGCTGCAGTCCATCGACGAAGTGGACCTTGCTTTTGTAGTAATTCCACCTTCTCTATTTAAAAAAGAATATAAACCCGTTTTGAGCCAGGAAGAACTGTCTCAAATCGGGTTGCAGGATGTTTCGGAAGCTTTGACCTTAGTCATTGTGACGATTCCGAACGACGATCCGGCTTCTATGACAGCAAATCTACAGGGCCCTATTTTAATTAATAAGACTGATTTGACCGGTCGCCAATTCGTATCACGTAACGAGATCCATTCTGTTCGTGAAAGA includes the following:
- a CDS encoding flagellar hook-associated protein 3, which translates into the protein MRITNMMQNNSLVRTLNRHQLSLDETQNQLGTGQRIRTPSDDPGRATNQMFFRSRMNELDTFQANIDDGFGRLQQIDGELDRIGNLFQRARVLAVQASNGIYQGDKGFELEVAVGKEIDELLRALVDIANTRDATGRPLFGGHVIERPPFEPIESKIKGLQGLELKNQYIGVEYRGDIGEQIREIEKGEYIPVTIPGNKVFWGTNMSVTSRVDNSGYVAVSDQKFKIDGVEVQVSAGDTIDDIIDKINNSPIEAKANKLAQDNISLSSTAPHQIWLEDVDGGTVLRDIGLIDAGNSEPPNNYSKSATVTGLSVFDVLIQFRNDLIQKDQERISGRDIQDLDLALENVLRYRSIVGARMNRMEEHSQRVSFDKSYMTELLAKNEGIDFPETIMNLKWLETIHQYALNVGSKVIKSTLMDFLR
- the fliW gene encoding flagellar assembly protein FliW, with amino-acid sequence MLEIHSKPFGKIKVSERQLIKFPEGLLGFGGYKSFALIEEDEESVFKWLQSIDEVDLAFVVIPPSLFKKEYKPVLSQEELSQIGLQDVSEALTLVIVTIPNDDPASMTANLQGPILINKTDLTGRQFVSRNEIHSVRERILESATVEMS